The Ahaetulla prasina isolate Xishuangbanna chromosome 11, ASM2864084v1, whole genome shotgun sequence genome contains a region encoding:
- the BRS3 gene encoding bombesin receptor subtype-3, whose translation MAGSSLLVRNADLYEDVNSTEEPASLMSNQTSQESWSEDASLGLVTLCTIYAAYATIISMGLLGNVILVKVFFKIKSMQTVPNIFITSLAFGDLLLLLTCVPVDAACYIVDTWLFGRIGCKLLSFIQRTSVGVSVFTLTVLSADRYKAIVKPLELHSDAVLKTCCKVACIWIVSMLFATPEAVSSDLYIFHLPERNTTLKTCAPYPISERVLQEVHSLVCFLIFYILPLAIISIYYFLIARTLYKSTSSMPAEEQGHARKQIESRKRVAKTVLVLVGLFAFCWLPNHILYLYRSFTYHTSIDTSAFHLVATIFSRALAFSNSCVNPFALYWLSKSFRQHFKKEILCCKAKMPVRRASLTQTHTPSRAMSVTGSEISVTLLTDYSITKEEESV comes from the exons ATGGCAGGGTCATCCCTGCTGGTGAGAAACGCTGATCTCTACGAAGATGTCAACTCAACAGAAGAGCCGGCCTCCTTAATGAGCAACCAAACAAGCCAGGAAAGCTGGTCTGAAGATGCCTCCCTTGGTTTGGTGACCCTCTGTACTATTTACGCAGCCTACGCTACCATCATCTCCATGGGTCTTCTAGGGAACGTCATCCTTGTCAAAGTCTTCTTCAAGATCAAATCCATGCAGACCGTCCCCAATATTTTCATTACCAGCCTGGCTTTTGGAGATCTGCTCCTTCTGTTGACTTGCGTGCCGGTAGACGCTGCCTGTTACATCGTGGATACGTGGTTGTTCGGACGAATCGGCTGTAAACTCCTGTCTTTTATCCAGCGGACCTCCGTGGGGGTATCTGTATTCACGCTGACGGTCCTCAGCGCTGACAG GTACAAGGCGATTGTGAAACCCTTGGAGCTCCACTCGGATGCCGTTCTGAAGACCTGTTGCAAAGTTGCTTGCATCTGGATTGTCTCCATGTTATTTGCTACTCCGGAAGCCGTATCTTCTGATCTCTATATTTTCCACCTGCCCGAGAGGAACACCACCCTCAAAACCTGTGCCCCGTATCCCATCTCTGAACGTGTCCTGCAGGAAGTCCACTCGCTGGTTTGCTTCTTGATCTTCTACATCTTACCCCTAGCGATCATATCTATCTATTACTTCCTGATTGCCAGGACCCTCTATAAAAGCACATCCAGTATGCCTGCAGAAGAGCAAGGTCACGCTCGTAAGCAG ATTGAATCCCGCAAGCGAGTGGCCAAAACGGTGCTGGTCTTGGTTGGCTTGTTCGCTTTCTGCTGGCTACCCAACCACATCCTCTACCTATACCGTTCGTTCACCTACCACACTTCCATAGACACGTCCGCTTTCCATCTGGTGGCCACCATCTTCTCCCGGGCGTTGGCCTTCAGCAATTCCTGTGTCAACCCCTTCGCTCTCTACTGGCTGAGTAAAAGCTTCCGCCAACATTTCAAGAAGGAAATCTTGTGCTGCAAAGCCAAGATGCCCGTCAGAAGGGCCAGCCTCACTCAGACCCACACCCCGAGCAGAGCCATGTCAGTCACGGGCTCGGAAATCAGTGTCACTTTGCTCACGGATTATAGTATCACCAAAGAAGAGGAGAGCGTTTAA